The window ACCTTATTTAATTAATTTCTGGTTGAAAATGAGATTGCTTTTTTGCCTTTTGTTTTTTGTAATGACGTTTGATATTACAAATGCTAATGCAGCCACGTACACATGGGCAGGCGGATCTACCGGCAATTGGACAACAGCAAGCAATTGGTCTGGCGGAACATTTGGCACCTATCCCGGGCTTTTAGGCACTTCGGATATTGCCATAATCAATACCGACGTAACGATAACAATTACCTACGGAGATTTTATCCAATCGATAAATACGCTCACGGCCAGCAATACCAGGACCGTTAATATAAATTTTGTTACCTTTTTTTTCAATCCAACTTTAACGGTTAGTTCTGCAATTAACGTTGGAACCGGAACCACCACAGGCTCTCTTAACTTTACCGGGAACGGATCTGTAGCCGGCACGGCCAATATAGTTGTTAATAAAGGCACCACTTTCAGCACCACTTCCACCGTTTCTACAACTGCGGGCTCAATGGATCTTAGCGGAACGGGTACATTTAACGGTGTTTTGACACTTAACGGCCAACTTAATGTTAACAACACGGCAACTGCGGTGTTTACCACCAACGCCACTGGTAATACAATAACATCCGGCGGGGTTCAGGTACACTCCAATAACACTTTAACGTGGGGTGGCACAGGCAGCACAACCGTATCGTCAAGTTCGCAATTGTATACGCAGAGCACCAATGGCTCGCAGTCTACGCTTACTGTTTCATCGGGTAACACTGTAAACTTCACTGCTAACTTAACGGTAAGTTCAAGCAATCCGTACACAGCATTTTTGGTAAATAACGGTATATTAAAATTTACCAATTGCAGTATCAATACCCAGGATCCGGGTAGCTCGGCTATTACGGCAATTACTAACAACAGTACCGGGCAAATTACTTTGCAGGGGGCATCATCTTCAATCTCCCTGGCAGCCCGTATTAACCTCCTAAACGCCGGTACAATTATAGCAAACTCTTGTACTTCGGCTATAGGCACTTCCAACCCTGGCGGCTTTATTACAAACAGTGGCACCTTAACTTTAAATACAGCTACATTATCATTAGTGGGTGGCACCGGAACTTTTACCAACTCCGGAACTTTTAATTTAAATACAACATCCAATTTTAATACCGGTAACCCTACTACTTTTACAAACAGTTCAACGGGCATCGTCAATATGAGTGCATCCACTGCAACCTTCGCCGGAGGAACAACTATTTCAAATGCAGGCGACTGGAATATAAATAGCTCATCAACTATTAATACAGGTAACCCCAATCACATCACCAATACAGGCTCTATAGATCTTTCGGCATCCACCTTTAATTTTACGGGTGGTGCTGATATTACCAATTCAGGGTCTATTACGGGGATATCATCATCAAATTTCAATTTAACCGGAAGCCCATCATTTATCAACAATACTACTTCAGGCAGCAGTTTCTCGCTAAACGCATCAACAGCAACTATCGGGGCCGGGGCTTATTTAACTAATGCCGGCACAATTACAACGTCTAACACATCGTTTGTAACCATGACAGGCAACCCCACTAATATTAACAACAACACCGGCAGTACCTTTAATGCCACATCTACAAAGTTTACCCTGGTTGCCGGATCGAGTATTACCAATACCGGTGCTGCTTTTAATGCCACATCTTGCACTATAGCGCAAACCGGCAATCCAAGTAACATTACCAACCAATATAGTAGCACAACTACCGGCACCAATGGTACCATGACCTTTAACAATACGCAATGCACATTTGATGGCAGCATTATATTAACTAACTACGGTACTTTTACAGCAAATAACGGTTCAACGTTAAATATATCCAGCCTTAGTTCAAGCGGTACTATCAATAATTACGGTACCTTTTATGCAGGAACTTCCGGCTCATCATGTATCGTTACGTTAAATGGCAGCCAACCTAAAATTACGAATGATATTAGCGGTACTCTTGTTGGTAAGTTTTATGTGGGTTCTACTTCAATTATTTACCCCACATCTACTACTAATGGGGTTATTACCAATACCAATAACGGTGTTAGCAATGTTTACCCCACATTTACACTTCAATCCGATGCAAATGGTTCGGCATCCATAGGCACTATAGGCTCAAGCACCGTATTTACCGGCTTGTTTAATGTGGAACGTTTTTTAACAGGTGGCGGCCTTTCAACCAATCGCGGATACAGGCTGCTTTCGTCGCCTGTTAATCAATCGCAGTCCACTTCGAGTACATCAAATACAGTTGGATTAGATTATCTTAATAGCCACGTATACCGTAATGCTACCTACGCTGGTGCATTTACAGCCGGCCCGGGCACCTCGCCTGCAAATGGTTTTAGTTTTAGCAATACCAATCCAACTATTTATGTGTATCGCGAAAACCTAAATAATAATAATTCCCTTTTTACATCAGGCAAAAATGTTGCAGTAACAAAAATCACCACAACCAATACCACAAGCGCATCGGGTACAACCAGCACTATCGATCTTACCAATACCCAAACAGGGGCGTCGCCGGGCCAGTCATTACCGGTAGCCAACGGGTTCCTGATGTATTTTGTAGGACCAAGCAGCCGCTCCGATGGATCAACCTCAACACCTCCCGCTGATGCCACCTTAACTGCCGGGGGTTACATTAACCAGGGGGATATAACTGTTAATTTGTGGTACAGCCCTAACGGCGGAGTAGGAAAGCTTGGCAATACGGCCCCGTCATCTCCGGGCTATAACATGGTAGGCAACCCTTACCCCTGCACCATAAACCTGGCCACAGTTTTATCTGACAATAACAGCAGTACCGGCATTGATAACATTTACCTTTTATCGGCCAAAAATAGCCCAAACCAGGTTTATACTGCTTACACCGCATCCGGCACATCGGCCCCGCTGGGCACCGGGGGCCGCGGTTACGCTGCAAGCGGCGAAGGATTCATGGTGCACGTAAAGTCATCAGCGGGAACTGCAGGTTCGCTTACGTTTAAAGAAAGCGAAAAAGCACCGCTCATTCAGCTCACAGGAACTTCGTCCATTTTATCGGCACCACAAAGGCCAATTCTTACTATCAATGATATTAATACCAGCAGAAGTTTTAATGAACTATTTCCGGTCAGCGGAAACCCAACTATCCAATCTATACAGGATGGGTTAACCGGTTTTTTCATGAAAATGGAAAAAGACAGTTCAGTTTATGACTATTGCGGTATCTATTTCAATGATCAATGGGATGCCAAATTCCATGACGGTGATGCTCTTGATCTTGATGGAGCCGGCCCGAGGGTTTATATGTCGAGTTATTCGTCAGATGGTATACGATCGGCAGTTAAACACTTTCCCGATTATAAAAAGGGTGCGCTTATAAAGCTTTATGCCGATGGCAAAGCCGATGGTTTATATAATTTAAAAATTGAAGGCATTCAAAATATTGATACCGTAAATTACAAAATAACCCTGCTTGATCATTTTAAGAAAGACTCGTTAGATATCGGCCGTTACAAATCCTACGCTTTCAACATTTTAAAAAGCGATACCAATACTTTTGGCGCCAACCGGTTTGCGCTATCCATCAGGCAATTACCCACATCAGCCTATCAATTGGCAAGTTTTACCGCTCAAAAAGCTACAGACGGCATTTTACTTACCTGGCGTGCTTATAATGAGGGCAGTAATTACTTCTTCACACTTGAAAAACAAGAGGAAAACGGCACCAATTACTCGCCAATTTATCAGTTGCAAAGCAATGGCGGCACAATTTATAAGTATACGGATAAAACACCAAACTCGGGCAATAACATTTACCGCTTAAAACAGGTTGATTTATTTGGTAACATCACTTATTCGGCCCCTGTTAATATTTACTACGACAAAAGTGGTAATGCCAATATGTTTACCCTTTATCCCAACCCCACTGCCGAAACTATTAATGTAAACGTAACCTTCGGCAAAACATCATCAGCAACAACCGGAAGCTATAAATTAAACATTTATGATGCGACAGGAACATTGGTGACACAAAGATCATCAGCTAACAGTAGCTGGTGCGAAAACGTTTCGCAGTTTAAACCAGGTGTTTATATTGTTGAATTAACAGAAAATGGCGGAAATTCGTTGGGAAAAGCTAAGTTTGTAAAAAAATAATAATAGAAATATTGATGAAGATTTGTAAGAGTGGGTTAAAATACGTTTATAGTTTATTAGCTACGTTTCTTTTCATAACAGCACCTGTAATTGGCCACGCCCAGGGCGAGTTGCCTTGTAACGACGCCGATCCTTTTAATTCAGCATGTCCCCTTGATACCTGGATAATGGCGCTTGTAATTATAGCTGGTGTATACGCTGCGGTATATTTGCACCGCAAACAAAAAGCATTTCAATCTTAAATACTTTTTTACCAAACGCCGGTTTTATATCTGGCTTTTGATATCATAATTTCTGTGTGCCCCAAAAGGCGCATCCGCATTTCAGCACCCTGCCTGTTGACTTTCCGGGGCATTGCACGCTCAAAAAAATGTTTACGGTGCTAATCCGCGTGTTTTTGATTTTACGCCCGGACAGCAAACAATCAATAATCATCTTGCTTTGAAAAAGGAAGTTAAATTTCTTTTAAAAAACATGGCCGGGTATACCTGTGTTTTATACTGATCTTCAACCGATTACAATTCTGATAAATACCTGTAAGTACAGAAAACAAAGTCGGGATAAATAGCATTCTACTTTCTCGATATTTTTTTAGGAAATACAAAACAAAGTCAACTTCATTATCGTAAAAAAACACAGATTTTCTTAAAGGAAAAACCTCCCAGAGATGTTCTAAGTTAATTTTACCCCCAATAAGTTGAAACGTTTATACATCTTTTTAATAGTCCTGACATTGCCGGCAATACAACTCCTGGCACAAACCGCGCCAGGCATTACTTATTCGCCCTCAACAAATGTTTACACTGTAGGCACCACAATTACAACACTTTCTCCCACAACTTCGGGCGGGGCGGTATCCCCTGCTAATTACGGTGCTGTTTCTACATTTGTAAGTGCAAACAGTGCCTACAGCGTTTTCATTGATGGTTCAAATAATGTTTTTACTACCGATTTTAACAATGGCTATGTATATAAATATAACTCAGCCGGTACAAATACCCTTTTTATTAATACGCCATACTTTCAAACATCAGAGGTAGCGGTAGATGGATCAGGTAACATATATGTTTCTTGTTATTTAAACAATGTTGTTTTAAAATATAGTTCAACAGGAACGTTATTGAATACAATAACCGGTTTCAGTAGCCCTTTGGGAATTGCGTTTGATGCATCAAATAATGCATATGTGGCCGATAGTGGTTCGGGTAAAATCATTAAAATTGCCGCAGGTACAGCTGCAACAAGCACCTTTTTATCTGGTTTCACATCAGCATATGGAATAATTATCGACGCATCTGGTAACACATACGTTTCGCAGCAAACGCAAAACAATGTAATTAAAGTTGCCAACGGATCAACCACCAAAACCACATTTGCAACCGGCTTTAACGGTCCGAGGCATTTAGGTGAAGATGCGTATGGCAATATATACGTGGCCGATTACGGCAACAATGCCATCAAACGCATTAGCAGTACCGGTACCGTTACCAGTATACTATCAACAGGGTTAAACAGCCCCCGTCAGGCAGCATTCGACTCCAATGGTAACCTGTTTGAGGCCGACTATGGCACCAATACGATAAAAGAATCGTTAGCTACCAGCTATTCTATCAGCGCCACTTTGCCCGCAGGTTTGAGTTTCAGTACAACAACAGGCCAAATTACCGGCACCCCCACAGCCACATCAGCTTCAACCAACTATACTATTACAGCCTACAATACAGGTGGCAGCGGCAGTACAGTGGTAAATATAACGGTAAATTCAGGCCCCCCGTCGGTTACCAACGGCTCAGCTTGTGGTGCTGGTGCGGTCACCTTAACTGCATCTGGCGGGTTCCCGTCGGGCGGAACTTATAACTGGTATGCGGCATCCTCCGGCGGCACAGCTTTACAGAGTACCACATCTGCCACGTACACGCCCACTATTGTAACCACAAAAACATTTTATGTTTCATATACCACCGGTGGCATAGAAACGTCGCGCACGCCCGTAACAGCAACTATTTATCCTGAAGTTTCATCGCCTTACAGCGGGGCTATGCTATCTTATCCGTTTGAAGGCAATGCCAATGACGTATCTGGTAACAGCAACAACGGAACTTTACAGGCAAGCCCAACCCTCACAACAGACAGGTATGGCGCTGCCAATACGGCTTATAACTTTAACGGCAGTACACAGTACGTTTCAACCGCAAAATCATACGTAAATCCATCTACGTTCACTATTAGCTTATGGTTTAACACCACAGTTCCTGGTGGAAGGTTATTTGGCTTTGGCGCGAATGCCACAGGCTTAAATTTCCAATATGACCGCCATATTTACATGAATAGTGCCGGGCAGCTATATTTTGGGATATGGGTAGGCAGTTATGCTACCATAAATACAACTACAAGTTATAGCGATGGCAACTGGCACCATGTTATTGTGACTGTTGGTTCAAGCGGATCGTTTTTATATGTAGATGGCAGCTTGCAAGCTTCTGATGCTACGATGACTACGCCCGAAAACACTACCGGATACTGGCGTATTGGTTATGATAACCTCGGTATCTGGCCATCTGCACCGGCCAACCCTTATTTTACCGGTAAACTTGATGACATCGCTGTGTACAGTCGCGTGTTAACATCGGCAGAAATTACAGCATCTAATGACATTAATCAAATAGGCGCCTATGCACCGGTTTGCGCAGGTAGTGCACTTACCATTTACGCCCCTACCATCACCGGGGCTACTTACACCTGGACAGATCCTTCAGGCGCTACAAAAACCGGCCAAAACCCAACATTTGCCAGTGCCGTAGCCGGCACCTATTCGCTCACCGTAACCGGTGGGCCCGGTGGCTGCAGTTCGACAGCCACATATACACCAACCTTACTTACCGCGGTATCATCGGCATTTACAGCTACTTCGCCAGTGTTTGGTTCCGGGACATCCACCATTACCTATACGGGTACCGACCCCGCAACGTCAACTTTCACCTGGGATTTTGGCGGCGGCACACCGGCAACCGGAACAGGAAGCGGCCCTTTTTCGGTTACCTGGAGTACTACCGGCACCAAAACTATTACGCTAACGGTAACCAATACCGCAGGCTGCAGCTCAACATCAACGCAAACCGTTGTTTACAGTGCCGCACTGGCCGGCTATGGTTTCAGCAAGCCAATTGTGTTAAACACATCATCAATTACAGGTGGCATATCATCAACCCTTACAAATTTCCCCGCGCTGGTTTATATACAGGATGATGCGCTAAAAACAGGCAATGCCTGTGGCGATAAAGTGCAATTCCCCAGTGGCAACGGCGGTGGGCTTGCGGCAGGTACAAACTACGATTTTGCTTTTACGCTTGCAGGCAGCACTACCGAATTGAATTACCAGATTGACACCTACGATCAGGTTAACGGAATATTGTTAGCCTGGGTAAGAATAACCTCCTTAACATCAACAAATACCAGCCTTACATTTTACTTTGGGTCGGCTACCCCTACCCACACCGCGGCGTTTGCCACATCCACATGGTCAAGCGATTACCTGGCAGTTTACCATTTTAGCGAAGGATCTGCCACGGCTACCGTATTGGATGCAACAAGCAATGGGCGAAACCTAACCCAATCAAATACAACCATAAGCAACGATGAGATTCACGTAGCAGCCGGCATACCGGTTGTTGGCGGAGGCTATAGTTTTAATGGTACAAGCAGTAAAATCATTCAAAGCGCCGGCACAAATCCCGACATTACCGGCAAATTCACACTATCGGCATGGGTGTTATATAACGGAACAAATACAAGCGACAACAAGATAATATCCGACGAGTTGAACTATGGCCATGGCTACAAAATAAGCGTTAAATCGGGAAAAATTGAAACAGAAACACGAACAACGGCCAATCCCGTGCCCGGCAATCTTTTGCAAACCGGCGCTGTATCGTCGGGAACGTGGACTTATATTCAGGGCGAGTTTGATGGCACCAAGTTTATAAATTTTGTTAACGGAACGGCTTCGGCTACCACAGTAACCGGGTATGCCCCTGAAGCCGGTAACGTAATTTCATTAGGGGTTGATTACCTTAGTACTACCAGTGCGACCAATTTTTACAACGGTTATATGGATGAAGTGCGCATCTCAAACGTTGCAAAATCGGCCGATTGGATAAAAGCGGAATATTACAATCAATCAAATCCTACAACTTTTACAAATTACAGTGGTTCTGTTTCTGCTTATCCAACCAACGCTTCGGCACTCACTGGTGCCCTTGTATATACATGGACAGGTACCGCCAGTACCGACCCAACCGCAGCAACTAACTGGGACATAGGCCAGGCACCCGTATTTAACAGCAAAACATCTTTTGTGGTTCCGGTTGTAGCTACAGGTAATTACCCGGCTTTAACTGCCGATGAGGGGATTTATGGCCTTACCATTGCCAATGGCGCATCGCTTAATTTAAATGGTCATATTTTGAGTGTTGGATGTAATATTTACAACAATACAACCACCGGCGGCACAGGGATACTTAACGCGAGCAATATGGCATCGTCAATTAACTGGAACGGATCGCTGGCGGCACAATCCTATACCGGCACCAATAATACCAACACCGCCGTGTTGGGCAACATGACGGTAAATAACTCGGCATCGGGCACAATTACAATCAAAAGCGGGCCGGTAGATGTATACAATTTGTTAACCATGACACAGGGCAACCTGGTTATTGACAATGCCAGCAATGGATTATTGACATTAAAAAGTACGGCTTCGCAATCGGCAGCTGTTGCCGTGATTCCGGCGGCCTGCAAAATCACTGGCCAGGTTGCGGTAGAACGTTTTTTAACCGGGGGTAACTCTTTATCAAACAGGGGCTACCGGGTATTATCGTCGCCTGTTAATCAAACAAGTGCCACCATAGCATCAACCAACACTTTTGCTATGAATTATATGGGCAGCCACACTTACAACGGTGTTACCTATGCAGGCGCTATGACTGCCGGATTGAATGGCAGTACAAATGGCTTTACCATTTCAAACGCCAACCCAACCATCTATTTGTACAAAGAACCGCTTAAAATTGATAATAAAACCTTTACATCGGGTAAGCACATTGGTGTTAATAATATTTACACATCCGGAGGCAACAGTGTGATTGACCTTACCGACGGCACTACTACAAAAGCGGTACCTATCGGCAATGGCTTTATCATGTACTTTGTAGGCCCAAGCAGCCGTACAAGCGGCTCCACATCCATAACACCGGCAGATGCAACCATGAGCGCGACAGGTTATCTAAATCAGCAGGGCTTTACTGTAAACTTATGGTATACACCTGCCGGCGGCGCAAACAAATTATCAAATTCAGCAACGGCGTTACCGGGTTATAACCTGGTGGGCAACCCTTATGCATCAACAATTGATTTAAGTAAAGTATTGGCCGACAACGCTTCAGCAGCTACCGGGATAGATAATATTTATATCCTATCGGCCAAAAACAGCCCTAATCAAACTTATACTGTGTACACAGCTGCGGGCACCTCGGCACCTACCGGAACCGGCGGCCAGGGCTACGCGTTAAGCGGCGAAGGTTTTATGGTACATGTTAAAAGTTCGGCCGGCAATAACGGCGTACTAACGTTCAGTGAATCGGAAAAAGCGCCTTCGGTTCAGCTTACAGGAACTTCCCTTATTATGGCCGGGCCGCAAAAACCGGTCTTAGCAAGCAATGGCGGCCTAAATATGGGCTTAAGCTTTAATGCCCTCAGCCCCAACAGCGTACAGCGAGACAGCCTTACCGGCCTGTACATGAAAATGGAAAAGGACAGCCTTACCTATGATTATTGCGGTATTTACTTTGGTCAAAAGTGGGGAGCAAACTTCCAGGATGGCGACGCACGGGATCTTGACGGGGCCGGACCACAGGTTTACATGTCCAGTTTATCGGCAGATGGGATCCGGTCGGCAGTGAAACACTTCCCTGACTACCGGAAAGGGTTAAAAATTAAGCTGTATGCCGATGGTAAAACCAATGGTATGTATACTTTAAGAATGGAAGGCATCCGCAATATTGACACCAATAACTATAAGATAACATTGCTTGATCATTTTAAAAAGGATTCTACCGATATCGGCCGCTACAAGTCATACGCTTTCAATGTGCTAAAAAGCGATACCAATACCTTTGGCGCCAACCGCTTCGAGCTTTCCATCCAGCAGCTTCCGGGCGCCAGATACCAGTTGGCAACATTTAC is drawn from Mucilaginibacter ginsenosidivorax and contains these coding sequences:
- a CDS encoding T9SS type A sorting domain-containing protein, producing the protein MRLLFCLLFFVMTFDITNANAATYTWAGGSTGNWTTASNWSGGTFGTYPGLLGTSDIAIINTDVTITITYGDFIQSINTLTASNTRTVNINFVTFFFNPTLTVSSAINVGTGTTTGSLNFTGNGSVAGTANIVVNKGTTFSTTSTVSTTAGSMDLSGTGTFNGVLTLNGQLNVNNTATAVFTTNATGNTITSGGVQVHSNNTLTWGGTGSTTVSSSSQLYTQSTNGSQSTLTVSSGNTVNFTANLTVSSSNPYTAFLVNNGILKFTNCSINTQDPGSSAITAITNNSTGQITLQGASSSISLAARINLLNAGTIIANSCTSAIGTSNPGGFITNSGTLTLNTATLSLVGGTGTFTNSGTFNLNTTSNFNTGNPTTFTNSSTGIVNMSASTATFAGGTTISNAGDWNINSSSTINTGNPNHITNTGSIDLSASTFNFTGGADITNSGSITGISSSNFNLTGSPSFINNTTSGSSFSLNASTATIGAGAYLTNAGTITTSNTSFVTMTGNPTNINNNTGSTFNATSTKFTLVAGSSITNTGAAFNATSCTIAQTGNPSNITNQYSSTTTGTNGTMTFNNTQCTFDGSIILTNYGTFTANNGSTLNISSLSSSGTINNYGTFYAGTSGSSCIVTLNGSQPKITNDISGTLVGKFYVGSTSIIYPTSTTNGVITNTNNGVSNVYPTFTLQSDANGSASIGTIGSSTVFTGLFNVERFLTGGGLSTNRGYRLLSSPVNQSQSTSSTSNTVGLDYLNSHVYRNATYAGAFTAGPGTSPANGFSFSNTNPTIYVYRENLNNNNSLFTSGKNVAVTKITTTNTTSASGTTSTIDLTNTQTGASPGQSLPVANGFLMYFVGPSSRSDGSTSTPPADATLTAGGYINQGDITVNLWYSPNGGVGKLGNTAPSSPGYNMVGNPYPCTINLATVLSDNNSSTGIDNIYLLSAKNSPNQVYTAYTASGTSAPLGTGGRGYAASGEGFMVHVKSSAGTAGSLTFKESEKAPLIQLTGTSSILSAPQRPILTINDINTSRSFNELFPVSGNPTIQSIQDGLTGFFMKMEKDSSVYDYCGIYFNDQWDAKFHDGDALDLDGAGPRVYMSSYSSDGIRSAVKHFPDYKKGALIKLYADGKADGLYNLKIEGIQNIDTVNYKITLLDHFKKDSLDIGRYKSYAFNILKSDTNTFGANRFALSIRQLPTSAYQLASFTAQKATDGILLTWRAYNEGSNYFFTLEKQEENGTNYSPIYQLQSNGGTIYKYTDKTPNSGNNIYRLKQVDLFGNITYSAPVNIYYDKSGNANMFTLYPNPTAETINVNVTFGKTSSATTGSYKLNIYDATGTLVTQRSSANSSWCENVSQFKPGVYIVELTENGGNSLGKAKFVKK
- a CDS encoding LamG-like jellyroll fold domain-containing protein, encoding MKRLYIFLIVLTLPAIQLLAQTAPGITYSPSTNVYTVGTTITTLSPTTSGGAVSPANYGAVSTFVSANSAYSVFIDGSNNVFTTDFNNGYVYKYNSAGTNTLFINTPYFQTSEVAVDGSGNIYVSCYLNNVVLKYSSTGTLLNTITGFSSPLGIAFDASNNAYVADSGSGKIIKIAAGTAATSTFLSGFTSAYGIIIDASGNTYVSQQTQNNVIKVANGSTTKTTFATGFNGPRHLGEDAYGNIYVADYGNNAIKRISSTGTVTSILSTGLNSPRQAAFDSNGNLFEADYGTNTIKESLATSYSISATLPAGLSFSTTTGQITGTPTATSASTNYTITAYNTGGSGSTVVNITVNSGPPSVTNGSACGAGAVTLTASGGFPSGGTYNWYAASSGGTALQSTTSATYTPTIVTTKTFYVSYTTGGIETSRTPVTATIYPEVSSPYSGAMLSYPFEGNANDVSGNSNNGTLQASPTLTTDRYGAANTAYNFNGSTQYVSTAKSYVNPSTFTISLWFNTTVPGGRLFGFGANATGLNFQYDRHIYMNSAGQLYFGIWVGSYATINTTTSYSDGNWHHVIVTVGSSGSFLYVDGSLQASDATMTTPENTTGYWRIGYDNLGIWPSAPANPYFTGKLDDIAVYSRVLTSAEITASNDINQIGAYAPVCAGSALTIYAPTITGATYTWTDPSGATKTGQNPTFASAVAGTYSLTVTGGPGGCSSTATYTPTLLTAVSSAFTATSPVFGSGTSTITYTGTDPATSTFTWDFGGGTPATGTGSGPFSVTWSTTGTKTITLTVTNTAGCSSTSTQTVVYSAALAGYGFSKPIVLNTSSITGGISSTLTNFPALVYIQDDALKTGNACGDKVQFPSGNGGGLAAGTNYDFAFTLAGSTTELNYQIDTYDQVNGILLAWVRITSLTSTNTSLTFYFGSATPTHTAAFATSTWSSDYLAVYHFSEGSATATVLDATSNGRNLTQSNTTISNDEIHVAAGIPVVGGGYSFNGTSSKIIQSAGTNPDITGKFTLSAWVLYNGTNTSDNKIISDELNYGHGYKISVKSGKIETETRTTANPVPGNLLQTGAVSSGTWTYIQGEFDGTKFINFVNGTASATTVTGYAPEAGNVISLGVDYLSTTSATNFYNGYMDEVRISNVAKSADWIKAEYYNQSNPTTFTNYSGSVSAYPTNASALTGALVYTWTGTASTDPTAATNWDIGQAPVFNSKTSFVVPVVATGNYPALTADEGIYGLTIANGASLNLNGHILSVGCNIYNNTTTGGTGILNASNMASSINWNGSLAAQSYTGTNNTNTAVLGNMTVNNSASGTITIKSGPVDVYNLLTMTQGNLVIDNASNGLLTLKSTASQSAAVAVIPAACKITGQVAVERFLTGGNSLSNRGYRVLSSPVNQTSATIASTNTFAMNYMGSHTYNGVTYAGAMTAGLNGSTNGFTISNANPTIYLYKEPLKIDNKTFTSGKHIGVNNIYTSGGNSVIDLTDGTTTKAVPIGNGFIMYFVGPSSRTSGSTSITPADATMSATGYLNQQGFTVNLWYTPAGGANKLSNSATALPGYNLVGNPYASTIDLSKVLADNASAATGIDNIYILSAKNSPNQTYTVYTAAGTSAPTGTGGQGYALSGEGFMVHVKSSAGNNGVLTFSESEKAPSVQLTGTSLIMAGPQKPVLASNGGLNMGLSFNALSPNSVQRDSLTGLYMKMEKDSLTYDYCGIYFGQKWGANFQDGDARDLDGAGPQVYMSSLSADGIRSAVKHFPDYRKGLKIKLYADGKTNGMYTLRMEGIRNIDTNNYKITLLDHFKKDSTDIGRYKSYAFNVLKSDTNTFGANRFELSIQQLPGARYQLATFTAQKATDGVLVTWRTYNEGSNYFFTLEKQQSNGTDFSPVYQTQSDGGTIYKYTDKTPNTGNNVYRLKQVDLFGNITYSAPVSVYYDNSGNASLFSLYPNPTVEKINVNVTYGKTNTAASTYKLTIYDVTGMMVLQKTADSSAFSENVSQFKPGVYVVELKDKGGNSLGKAKFMKK